From the Roseateles sp. XES5 genome, one window contains:
- a CDS encoding succinate dehydrogenase assembly factor 2: MTGTTRSSAEIDPRRKRILFRCWHRGIREMDLVLGAFADAEIATLSEEELDELERIMAEEDNDLVKWVTGEKPVPAEFRDGLFPRIAAYRPDFSPLFKDTSA, translated from the coding sequence ATGACGGGAACGACACGCTCGAGCGCCGAGATCGACCCGCGGCGCAAGCGCATTCTTTTCCGCTGTTGGCACCGGGGCATCCGCGAGATGGACCTGGTGCTCGGCGCCTTCGCCGATGCCGAGATCGCCACGCTCTCCGAAGAGGAACTGGACGAGCTCGAACGCATCATGGCCGAGGAGGACAACGACCTCGTGAAGTGGGTGACCGGCGAAAAGCCGGTGCCGGCCGAATTCCGCGACGGTCTCTTCCCGCGCATCGCCGCCTATCGCCCCGATTTTTCGCCGCTCTTCAAAGATACCAGCGCATGA
- the mfd gene encoding transcription-repair coupling factor, which translates to MIPGFSPERIAAAGRPMTIGAVPSGVEPLILADLARKTGPVAYVLSDGQRISDLEQMLGFVAPDIPVLTLPGWDCLPYDRVSPSAEVSARRLSALSALIAHQKKPHAAIVLVTVNAMLQKTAPRPTIESLAFSARPGNQVRMDDIAARLERNGFERVATVREVGEYAVRGGILDVFVPGSLEPVRLDFFGDTLESIRSFDPASQRTTGQARSLDLNPMSEVTLTPETISHFRKQYLSSFGAATRDDALYQAVSEGRRYAGMEHWLPLFYDGLETAFDYLEGFRIVTDHTVREAAVERSRLVRDYYEARLASATPGKGQVAQATPYKPVPPGLLYLDAERFARELDERNAIRLSPFNEHEGEARHVEAVEARTGMRWARPAGSEDADGARVNVFDQAVKHIADKRATGAKVLVTGWSEGSLDRLLQVLAEHGLGNVVPVEKFGDLRKLKPGEAGSAVLSLESGFEAGDVVVIGEQDILGDRMVRRSKRRKRGADFLTEVAGLDEGSIVVHAEHGIGRFVGLRTIEAAGAPHACLELVYADEAKLFLPVENIDLLSRYGGEGTDALLDKLGGVAWQARKAKLKKRLLDMANGLIQIAAARLVRHAPVLAAPDGVYDEFAARFPYDETDDQANAIDAVREDLGAGRPMDRLVCGDVGFGKTEVALRAAFIAAMNGVQVAVVVPTTLLSRQHFKTFSDRFRGLPIRLQQASRLVGSKELALTKKELSEGKTDIVVGTHALLGSSIKFANLGLLIIDEEQHFGVKHKERLKELKSDVHVLTLSATPIPRTLQLAMTGVRELSLITTPPVDRMAVRTFISPFDPLVIRETLMREHYRGGQSFYVCPRLSDLSEIHDFLRQDVPELKVAVAHGQMPATELEDIMNAFYEGRYDVLLSTTIVESGLDVPTANTMIIHRADMFGLAQLYQLRGRVGRSKVRAFALLTLPVNRTLTGMAERRLKVLQSLDTLGAGFQLASHDLDIRGAGNLLGEEQSGHIKEVGFELYQQMLEEAVAEIKGDEEIADSGWSPQISVGTPVMIPDEYVPDLHLRLGLYRRLGEITELGDIDAFGAELIDRFGPLPLEVQHLLKIVYIKSLCRVANVEKLDAGPKGVVVQFRHKEFPNPAALVGYIAKQGTMAKIRPDQSLFLAREYPTPEKRLTGAAQVMTQLAGLAKQPT; encoded by the coding sequence ATGATCCCCGGATTCTCCCCTGAACGCATCGCCGCCGCGGGCCGGCCGATGACCATCGGCGCGGTCCCCTCCGGCGTCGAGCCGCTGATCCTTGCCGACCTTGCCCGCAAGACCGGCCCCGTCGCCTATGTGCTCTCCGACGGCCAGCGCATTTCCGACCTCGAACAGATGCTCGGCTTCGTGGCGCCCGACATTCCGGTGCTGACGCTGCCCGGCTGGGACTGCCTTCCCTATGACCGCGTCTCGCCCAGCGCCGAAGTGTCCGCCCGGCGGCTTTCCGCGCTATCGGCGCTGATCGCGCACCAGAAGAAGCCGCATGCGGCCATCGTGCTCGTCACCGTCAATGCCATGCTGCAGAAGACGGCGCCGCGGCCGACCATCGAAAGCCTCGCCTTCTCGGCAAGGCCCGGCAACCAGGTCCGCATGGACGACATTGCCGCCCGGCTGGAGCGCAACGGCTTCGAGCGGGTCGCGACCGTGCGCGAGGTCGGCGAATATGCCGTGCGCGGCGGTATCCTCGACGTGTTCGTTCCGGGTAGCCTCGAGCCAGTTCGCCTCGATTTCTTCGGCGACACGCTGGAATCGATCCGGTCCTTCGACCCCGCCAGCCAGCGCACGACCGGCCAGGCGCGCTCCCTCGATCTCAACCCGATGAGCGAGGTGACGCTGACGCCGGAGACGATCTCGCATTTCCGCAAGCAGTATCTCTCCTCCTTCGGCGCGGCGACGCGCGACGACGCGCTCTACCAGGCCGTTTCCGAGGGGCGGCGCTATGCGGGCATGGAGCACTGGCTGCCGCTGTTCTACGACGGGCTGGAAACGGCCTTCGACTATCTCGAAGGCTTCCGTATCGTCACGGACCATACCGTACGTGAGGCGGCGGTGGAGCGCTCGCGCCTGGTGCGCGATTATTACGAGGCGCGCCTTGCCTCCGCGACGCCCGGCAAGGGGCAGGTGGCGCAGGCCACGCCCTACAAGCCGGTGCCGCCGGGTCTGCTCTATCTCGACGCCGAACGCTTCGCCCGCGAGCTCGACGAACGCAACGCCATCCGCCTTTCGCCCTTCAACGAGCATGAAGGCGAGGCGCGGCATGTGGAGGCCGTCGAGGCGCGCACCGGCATGCGCTGGGCGCGGCCGGCCGGCAGCGAGGATGCCGACGGCGCGCGCGTCAACGTCTTCGACCAGGCGGTCAAGCACATTGCCGACAAGCGGGCCACCGGCGCCAAGGTGCTCGTCACCGGCTGGTCGGAAGGTTCGCTCGACCGCCTGCTGCAGGTGCTTGCCGAACACGGGCTCGGCAATGTCGTGCCCGTCGAGAAATTCGGCGATCTGCGCAAGCTGAAGCCGGGCGAGGCGGGATCGGCCGTCCTCAGCCTCGAAAGCGGCTTCGAGGCGGGCGATGTCGTCGTCATCGGCGAACAGGACATTCTCGGCGACCGCATGGTGCGGCGCTCCAAGCGGCGCAAGCGCGGGGCGGACTTCCTCACCGAGGTCGCCGGTCTCGACGAAGGCTCCATCGTCGTGCATGCCGAACATGGCATCGGGCGTTTCGTCGGCCTGCGCACCATCGAAGCGGCCGGTGCGCCGCATGCCTGCCTTGAACTCGTCTATGCCGACGAGGCCAAGCTCTTCCTGCCCGTCGAAAACATCGACCTGCTGTCGCGTTATGGCGGCGAGGGCACCGATGCGCTGCTCGACAAGCTCGGCGGCGTCGCCTGGCAGGCGCGCAAGGCCAAGCTCAAGAAGCGCCTGCTCGACATGGCGAACGGGCTCATCCAGATCGCCGCCGCGCGTCTCGTGCGCCACGCGCCGGTGCTCGCCGCGCCCGACGGCGTCTATGACGAATTCGCCGCCCGCTTCCCCTATGACGAGACCGACGATCAGGCGAATGCCATCGACGCGGTGCGCGAGGATCTCGGCGCGGGCCGTCCGATGGACCGGCTCGTCTGCGGCGACGTCGGCTTCGGCAAGACGGAAGTGGCGCTGCGCGCCGCCTTCATCGCGGCGATGAACGGCGTGCAGGTGGCTGTCGTCGTGCCGACCACGCTGCTCTCTCGCCAGCATTTCAAGACCTTCTCCGACCGCTTCCGCGGTTTGCCGATCCGCCTCCAGCAGGCCTCCCGCCTCGTCGGCTCGAAGGAACTGGCGCTGACCAAGAAGGAACTTTCCGAGGGCAAGACGGATATCGTCGTCGGCACGCATGCGCTGCTCGGCAGCTCGATCAAGTTCGCCAATCTCGGCCTCCTCATCATCGACGAGGAGCAGCACTTCGGCGTCAAGCACAAGGAGCGGCTGAAGGAGCTGAAGAGCGACGTGCATGTGCTGACGCTGTCGGCAACGCCGATCCCGCGCACCCTGCAGCTTGCCATGACGGGCGTGCGCGAACTGTCGCTGATCACCACGCCGCCGGTCGACCGCATGGCGGTGCGCACCTTCATCTCGCCCTTCGATCCGCTCGTCATCCGCGAGACGCTGATGCGCGAGCACTATCGCGGCGGCCAGAGCTTCTATGTCTGCCCGCGGCTCAGCGACCTCTCGGAAATCCACGACTTCCTGCGGCAGGACGTGCCGGAGCTGAAGGTGGCCGTCGCGCATGGCCAGATGCCGGCGACGGAACTCGAAGACATCATGAACGCCTTCTACGAAGGCCGCTACGATGTGCTGCTGTCGACCACCATCGTCGAATCCGGTCTCGACGTGCCGACGGCCAACACAATGATCATCCACCGCGCCGACATGTTCGGCCTTGCGCAGCTCTACCAGTTGCGCGGCCGCGTCGGCCGGTCGAAGGTGCGCGCCTTCGCGCTCCTGACGCTGCCGGTCAACCGCACGCTGACGGGCATGGCGGAGCGCCGCCTCAAGGTGCTGCAATCGCTCGACACGCTCGGCGCCGGTTTCCAGCTTGCCAGCCACGACCTCGACATTCGCGGCGCGGGCAACCTGCTCGGCGAGGAACAGTCCGGTCATATCAAGGAAGTCGGCTTCGAGCTCTACCAGCAGATGCTCGAGGAGGCGGTCGCCGAAATCAAGGGTGACGAGGAGATTGCCGATAGCGGCTGGTCGCCGCAGATTTCCGTCGGCACGCCGGTGATGATCCCCGACGAGTACGTGCCGGACCTGCATCTTCGCCTCGGCCTCTATCGCCGCCTCGGCGAGATCACCGAGCTTGGCGACATCGACGCCTTCGGCGCCGAACTGATCGACCGCTTCGGGCCGCTGCCGCTCGAGGTGCAGCACCTCCTGAAGATCGTCTACATCAAGTCGCTCTGCCGCGTGGCCAATGTCGAAAAGCTCGACGCCGGGCCGAAGGGCGTCGTCGTGCAGTTCCGCCACAAGGAGTTCCCGAACCCTGCGGCGCTGGTCGGCTATATCGCCAAGCAGGGAACGATGGCGAAGATCCGGCCAGACCAGAGCCTGTTCCTCGCGCGCGAATATCCGACGCCGGAAAAGCGCCTGACCGGGGCGGCGCAGGTGATGACGCAGCTGGCGGGGCTGGCGAAGCAGCCGACCTGA
- a CDS encoding TAXI family TRAP transporter solute-binding subunit, producing MKRSVLAAALGLALSAGGASAEGFERNIMTGGPQGTYIKIGRDIAALGADCGLKLNVVESAGSLENFVGVRNRRNTQFGIVQSDVLEYLKTFEANDPEVQKAVKGVRIMFPLYNEEIHVLARKDIASMKDLAGKKIAVGKKDSGTFLTATLIMDILQVKAGERMDINPDEALPKLLSGEIDAFFYVAGAPAALFTGNSIDKAKFHLVPITEAPLLATYTPSRIDAGTYSFQDQPVDLIAVKAVMMTYDYDTKRNAYHRDSCKTVADFSNLIIGGLDKLKTTGHPKWKTVDLTALPPGWQVGVCVKAGMALDYKPSCKPAAGAASGANADDSNEEYLNLLKQRLQQ from the coding sequence ATGAAGCGATCTGTTCTGGCGGCCGCACTCGGCCTTGCGCTTTCGGCCGGCGGCGCATCGGCCGAAGGGTTCGAGCGCAACATCATGACCGGCGGCCCGCAGGGCACCTATATCAAGATCGGCCGCGACATCGCCGCGCTCGGCGCCGACTGCGGCCTGAAGCTGAACGTCGTCGAAAGCGCCGGCTCGCTGGAAAACTTCGTCGGCGTGCGCAACCGGCGCAACACGCAGTTCGGCATCGTGCAGAGCGACGTGCTGGAATACCTGAAGACCTTCGAGGCGAACGACCCGGAGGTGCAGAAGGCCGTGAAGGGCGTGCGCATCATGTTCCCGCTCTACAACGAGGAAATCCATGTGCTGGCCCGCAAGGACATCGCCAGCATGAAGGACCTTGCCGGCAAGAAGATCGCCGTCGGCAAGAAGGACAGCGGCACCTTCCTCACCGCGACGCTCATCATGGACATCCTGCAGGTCAAGGCCGGCGAGCGCATGGACATCAACCCGGACGAGGCGCTGCCGAAGCTGCTGTCCGGCGAGATCGACGCCTTCTTCTACGTTGCCGGCGCGCCGGCCGCGCTCTTTACCGGCAACAGCATCGACAAGGCGAAATTCCATCTGGTGCCGATCACCGAGGCACCGCTTCTGGCGACCTATACGCCCTCGCGCATCGACGCCGGCACCTATTCCTTCCAGGACCAGCCGGTGGATCTCATCGCGGTGAAGGCCGTGATGATGACCTATGACTACGATACCAAGCGCAATGCCTATCATCGCGACAGCTGCAAGACGGTGGCGGATTTTTCGAACCTCATCATCGGCGGGCTCGACAAGCTGAAGACGACCGGCCACCCCAAATGGAAGACCGTCGACCTCACGGCCTTGCCGCCCGGCTGGCAGGTCGGCGTCTGCGTCAAGGCCGGCATGGCGCTGGATTACAAGCCGAGCTGCAAGCCGGCGGCGGGCGCCGCGTCCGGGGCGAATGCCGACGATTCCAACGAGGAATACCTGAACCTGCTGAAGCAGAGGCTTCAGCAGTAG
- the recG gene encoding ATP-dependent DNA helicase RecG yields MRPALLDTLFAPLSSLPGIGPKLGDLFARLLGHESIEDCRVIDLVFHFPHSIVDRRNQPGIANAQPGVIVTITGRVDRHQPPPPGKANMPYRVFLQDETGELALTFFRAKGNWLEKALPLDETVVVSGKVDWFNGRPSMVHPDYMVRLGEADNLPLVEPVHGLTAGLTSRVLRKAVEAALTRVPHLPEWIDATLAQRQGFPSAFDAFHRLHDPRDETDLDPQAPARRRLAYDEFLAGQISLALVRQRLRKVAGRPVNATGAFSRPVIDALPFSLTNSQQTAIAEVLKDMAGEQRMLRLLQGDVGAGKTAVALMAMLAAVESGGQAVLMAPTEILARQHFATLSRMAAPAGVTIDVLTGRTKGRERDAILERIASGETQMVIGTHALFQDNVAYKDLVLAVIDEQHRFGVAQRLRLTAKGISPHMLVMTATPIPRTLVLAAFGDMDVSKLTEKPAGRKPIQTVVVPQERTGDIVDRLRAALAEGKKAYWICPLVEETEESELMSVEERHATLASIFGPAAGLVHGRMSGPEKDAAMLAFKNGETRLLVATTVVEVGVDVPDASIMVIEHAERFGLAQLHQLRGRVGRGAEASSCILLYKGPLSENGHARLSILRETEDGFRIAEEDLKLRGEGELLGTRQSGTPGFLVASLEAHGDLLEIARKDAAYVLERDPDLTSERGEAIRTLLYLHRRDEAIRFLRAG; encoded by the coding sequence ATGAGACCTGCCCTGCTCGATACGCTCTTCGCCCCCCTCTCCTCGCTTCCCGGCATCGGCCCGAAGCTGGGCGATCTCTTCGCGCGCCTGCTCGGCCACGAGAGCATCGAGGATTGCCGGGTCATCGACCTCGTCTTCCACTTCCCCCACTCCATCGTCGACCGGCGCAACCAGCCGGGCATCGCCAATGCGCAGCCGGGCGTCATCGTCACCATCACCGGCCGCGTCGATCGCCACCAGCCCCCGCCGCCGGGCAAGGCGAACATGCCCTACCGTGTCTTCCTGCAGGACGAAACGGGAGAACTGGCGCTCACCTTCTTCCGCGCCAAGGGCAACTGGCTGGAAAAGGCACTGCCTCTCGACGAGACCGTGGTGGTGAGCGGCAAGGTCGACTGGTTCAACGGCCGTCCCTCCATGGTGCATCCGGACTACATGGTCCGGCTCGGCGAGGCGGACAACCTGCCGCTGGTCGAACCCGTACACGGCCTGACCGCGGGCTTGACGTCGCGCGTGCTGCGCAAGGCGGTCGAAGCCGCGCTCACCCGCGTGCCGCACCTGCCCGAATGGATCGACGCGACGCTGGCGCAACGGCAGGGTTTTCCCTCCGCCTTCGATGCCTTCCACCGCCTGCACGATCCGCGCGACGAGACGGATCTCGATCCGCAGGCCCCCGCCCGCCGGCGCCTTGCCTATGACGAATTCCTCGCCGGCCAGATCTCGCTCGCCCTCGTGCGCCAGCGCCTGCGCAAGGTCGCCGGCCGGCCGGTGAACGCCACGGGCGCGTTCAGCCGCCCGGTCATCGACGCCCTGCCCTTTTCGCTGACCAACAGCCAGCAGACGGCCATTGCCGAGGTGCTGAAGGACATGGCCGGCGAGCAGCGCATGCTGCGGCTGCTGCAGGGCGATGTCGGGGCCGGCAAGACCGCCGTGGCGCTGATGGCGATGCTGGCGGCCGTCGAATCCGGTGGCCAGGCGGTGCTGATGGCGCCGACGGAAATCCTCGCGCGCCAGCATTTCGCAACGCTTTCCCGCATGGCCGCCCCGGCCGGCGTTACCATCGACGTGCTGACCGGCCGCACCAAGGGCCGTGAGCGCGACGCCATCCTCGAACGCATTGCCTCCGGCGAGACGCAGATGGTCATCGGCACGCATGCGCTCTTTCAGGACAATGTCGCCTATAAGGACCTCGTGCTGGCCGTCATCGACGAGCAGCACCGCTTCGGCGTGGCCCAGCGCCTGCGCCTGACGGCCAAGGGCATCTCGCCGCACATGCTCGTCATGACCGCGACGCCCATTCCCCGCACGCTCGTGCTCGCCGCCTTCGGCGACATGGACGTGTCCAAGCTCACGGAAAAGCCGGCCGGCCGCAAGCCGATCCAGACCGTCGTCGTGCCGCAGGAACGCACCGGCGATATCGTCGACCGGCTGCGCGCGGCGCTCGCCGAGGGCAAGAAGGCTTACTGGATCTGCCCGCTGGTCGAGGAAACGGAAGAAAGCGAGCTGATGTCCGTGGAAGAGCGGCACGCGACGCTCGCCAGCATCTTCGGTCCCGCCGCCGGCCTCGTGCACGGGCGCATGAGCGGGCCGGAAAAGGACGCCGCCATGCTGGCCTTCAAGAATGGCGAGACGCGGCTTCTGGTGGCGACGACGGTGGTGGAGGTCGGCGTGGACGTGCCGGATGCCTCCATCATGGTCATCGAACATGCCGAACGCTTCGGCCTTGCCCAGCTTCACCAGTTGCGCGGCCGCGTCGGGCGCGGCGCGGAGGCGTCGAGCTGCATCCTGCTCTACAAGGGGCCGCTCAGCGAGAACGGCCATGCGCGCCTGTCCATCCTGCGCGAGACGGAGGACGGCTTCCGCATCGCCGAGGAGGACCTGAAGCTGCGCGGCGAAGGCGAGCTTCTCGGCACGAGGCAATCCGGCACGCCGGGCTTCCTCGTCGCCAGCCTCGAAGCCCATGGCGACCTTCTGGAAATCGCCCGCAAGGACGCCGCCTATGTGCTGGAACGCGATCCGGACCTGACCAGCGAACGCGGCGAGGCGATCCGCACGCTGCTCTATCTGCATCGCCGCGACGAGGCGATCCGGTTCCTGCGCGCCGGCTGA
- a CDS encoding DsbA family oxidoreductase — protein MEAISIDVVSDVVCPWCYLGRQRLEQAIDNVKDELAVSVTFRPYQLNPDMPAEGVDHKKHLAEKLGGAEAVNRAHDTLTGLGQQDGIAFDFPAVKISPNTLDAHRLLRWAMIEGPQVQSRVALALFKAYFEEGRNVGDRAVLLDVAETAGMDRAVVSALFSAGADIDSVKEEIDMARDMGVTGVPCFIIDNKYAVMGAQSVDVLTNAFREIAAMKAQERIGKN, from the coding sequence ATGGAAGCCATTTCGATCGATGTCGTCTCGGATGTCGTCTGCCCCTGGTGCTATCTCGGCCGCCAGCGCCTCGAACAGGCGATCGACAACGTGAAGGACGAACTCGCCGTCTCGGTGACGTTCCGCCCCTACCAGCTCAATCCCGACATGCCCGCCGAAGGCGTCGACCACAAGAAGCACCTGGCCGAAAAGCTCGGCGGCGCCGAGGCCGTCAACCGCGCCCATGACACCTTGACTGGCCTTGGCCAGCAGGACGGTATCGCCTTCGATTTCCCGGCGGTGAAGATCAGCCCCAACACGCTCGATGCCCACCGTCTGTTGCGCTGGGCGATGATCGAGGGGCCGCAGGTGCAGAGCCGTGTCGCGCTCGCCCTCTTCAAGGCCTATTTCGAGGAAGGTCGCAATGTCGGCGACCGCGCCGTGCTGCTCGATGTTGCCGAAACCGCCGGCATGGACCGGGCGGTCGTCAGCGCGCTGTTTTCCGCCGGCGCCGATATCGATTCGGTCAAGGAAGAGATCGACATGGCCCGCGACATGGGCGTCACCGGCGTTCCCTGCTTCATCATCGACAACAAATACGCGGTGATGGGCGCGCAGTCGGTGGATGTGCTGACCAATGCCTTCCGCGAGATCGCGGCGATGAAGGCGCAGGAGCGCATCGGAAAGAACTGA
- a CDS encoding invasion associated locus B family protein, translating into MIFTSNLIKRTVLSAFAATVALAAAPSASLAQQQAAPPKGWFKVCTKQEDNDVCIVQNLLTANSGQLITAVGLITVSGKTNRKIMQISVPSARLIPAGVQMQIDGGKGQKIDYAICMPDKCVAEVLLSDQMIASLKKGGEVVFTSINFQRAPNPIKISLEGFTGVFDGEPIEQSQLEERQRLLQEEMQKKAEEARKKLEDAQKAAKSQ; encoded by the coding sequence ATGATCTTCACATCGAATCTCATCAAGCGGACCGTGCTTTCCGCCTTTGCTGCTACCGTCGCCCTGGCGGCCGCACCGTCGGCTTCGCTGGCACAGCAGCAGGCTGCTCCGCCGAAGGGCTGGTTCAAGGTCTGCACCAAGCAGGAAGACAACGACGTCTGCATCGTGCAGAACCTGCTGACGGCCAATAGCGGCCAGCTCATCACGGCCGTTGGCCTCATCACCGTTTCCGGCAAGACGAACCGCAAGATCATGCAGATTTCGGTGCCGAGCGCGCGCCTCATCCCGGCCGGCGTCCAGATGCAGATCGATGGCGGCAAGGGCCAGAAGATCGACTACGCGATCTGCATGCCCGACAAGTGCGTCGCCGAAGTGCTGCTGAGCGACCAGATGATCGCAAGCCTGAAGAAGGGCGGCGAGGTGGTCTTCACCTCGATCAACTTCCAGCGCGCGCCGAACCCGATCAAGATTTCGCTCGAAGGCTTCACCGGCGTGTTCGACGGCGAGCCGATCGAACAGTCGCAGCTCGAAGAGCGTCAGCGCCTGCTGCAGGAAGAAATGCAGAAGAAGGCCGAGGAAGCCCGCAAGAAGCTCGAAGACGCCCAGAAGGCAGCCAAGAGCCAGTAA
- the hspQ gene encoding heat shock protein HspQ, which translates to MKMRDAKFAIGDVVRHRIFPFRGVIFDVDPEFANTEEWWNAIPAEIRPSKDQPFYHLFAENEDTEYVAYVSEQNLIPDDSGQPIRHPQVRALMDSDHGHYRWKEQSGIFH; encoded by the coding sequence ATGAAGATGCGTGACGCAAAATTTGCCATCGGCGACGTGGTCCGCCACCGGATATTCCCCTTCCGCGGCGTGATCTTCGACGTCGACCCCGAATTCGCCAATACGGAAGAGTGGTGGAACGCCATTCCGGCCGAAATACGGCCCTCGAAGGATCAGCCCTTCTATCACCTCTTCGCGGAGAACGAGGACACGGAATACGTGGCCTATGTCTCCGAACAGAACCTCATTCCCGACGACAGCGGCCAGCCGATCCGCCACCCGCAGGTCCGGGCGCTGATGGACTCCGACCACGGCCATTATCGCTGGAAGGAACAGAGCGGCATTTTCCACTGA
- a CDS encoding extracellular solute-binding protein, which yields MRAFPMAFAVSLLALSALPGRAAPLHGIAMHGEPALPPDYQHFSYVNPDVKKGGRIAYGVVGTFDNLNPFILKSMRTTARGVWDPEFGNLVYESMMQRSRDEAFTMYGLLAETVEWDEDRTFVQFNLNPKAHWADGKPVTPEDVIFTFELLRDKGRTPFNRRLEGVGKLEKLGEHSVRFTFNDKADRELPLLLALSPILPKHAIDVETFDRTSLAPPLGSGPYRVKEVKPGEKIVYVRDPDYWGKDIPSKIGFDNYDEISVEYFLQENTLFEAFKKGEIDLYQEGNPTKWARGYDFPNALSGAVVKDSVAPKTPSGMLGFVFNTRRPVFQNQDLRKALTLVFDFEWVNRSLFENAYKRTESYWQNSDLSSMAAPADAREREIAGPALARIEPDILAGTHRLPRTDGSGRDRKVLREAMDYFEKAGYAIKDGRMVDASGKPLVFEIMTQNADQEKLALAYQRFLAALGVRAGIRTVDDSQYQSRSQTFDYDIIIKAFPSSLSPGIDQISYWGSISRERQGSSNFAGVADPDVDRIIDAMLRARTAEDFRSAVRLHDRMLLSGYYVVPLYHLGQQWVAHSRHIARPETVPLYGFQFPTWWDARAQ from the coding sequence TTGCGCGCCTTCCCGATGGCCTTTGCCGTCTCACTGCTCGCCCTTTCCGCCCTGCCCGGGCGCGCCGCGCCGCTGCACGGCATCGCGATGCACGGCGAGCCGGCCCTGCCGCCGGACTACCAGCATTTCAGCTACGTCAATCCGGACGTGAAGAAGGGCGGGCGCATCGCCTACGGCGTCGTCGGGACCTTCGACAATCTCAATCCCTTCATCCTGAAGAGCATGCGCACGACGGCGCGCGGCGTCTGGGATCCGGAATTCGGCAATCTCGTCTACGAATCGATGATGCAGCGCTCGCGCGACGAGGCCTTCACCATGTACGGCCTGCTCGCCGAAACGGTGGAATGGGACGAGGACCGCACTTTCGTGCAGTTCAACCTCAATCCCAAGGCGCATTGGGCGGACGGCAAGCCGGTGACGCCCGAGGACGTGATCTTCACCTTCGAGCTTCTGCGCGACAAGGGCCGCACGCCCTTCAACCGGCGTCTGGAAGGCGTCGGCAAGCTGGAAAAGCTCGGCGAACACAGCGTCCGCTTCACCTTCAACGACAAGGCGGACCGCGAACTGCCGCTGCTGCTCGCCCTCTCGCCGATCCTGCCGAAACACGCCATCGACGTCGAGACCTTCGACCGCACGTCGCTCGCCCCGCCGCTCGGCTCCGGCCCCTACAGGGTCAAGGAGGTCAAGCCGGGCGAGAAGATCGTCTATGTCCGCGACCCGGACTATTGGGGCAAGGACATTCCCTCCAAGATCGGCTTCGACAATTACGACGAGATCTCCGTCGAGTATTTCCTGCAGGAGAACACGCTGTTTGAGGCCTTCAAGAAGGGCGAGATCGACCTCTATCAGGAGGGCAATCCGACGAAATGGGCGCGCGGCTACGATTTCCCGAATGCGCTGTCGGGCGCCGTCGTCAAGGATAGCGTCGCGCCGAAGACGCCCTCGGGCATGCTCGGCTTCGTCTTCAACACCCGCCGCCCGGTCTTCCAGAACCAGGACCTGCGCAAGGCGCTGACGCTGGTCTTCGATTTCGAATGGGTCAACCGCAGCCTCTTCGAGAACGCTTACAAGCGCACGGAAAGCTACTGGCAGAACTCCGACCTCAGCTCCATGGCCGCGCCGGCCGATGCGCGCGAACGCGAGATCGCCGGCCCGGCGCTGGCGCGGATCGAGCCGGATATCCTCGCCGGCACGCACCGCCTGCCCAGGACCGACGGTTCCGGCCGCGACCGCAAGGTGCTGCGCGAGGCGATGGATTATTTCGAGAAGGCCGGCTACGCCATCAAGGACGGCCGCATGGTGGATGCTAGCGGAAAGCCGCTCGTCTTCGAGATCATGACGCAGAATGCCGACCAGGAGAAACTGGCGCTCGCCTACCAGCGGTTCCTTGCCGCGCTCGGCGTGCGCGCCGGCATCCGGACGGTCGATGATTCGCAGTACCAGAGCCGCAGCCAGACCTTCGACTACGACATCATCATCAAGGCTTTCCCCTCCTCGCTCTCGCCGGGCATCGACCAGATCAGCTATTGGGGCTCGATTTCGCGCGAGCGGCAGGGCAGCTCGAACTTCGCGGGCGTTGCCGATCCCGATGTCGACCGCATCATCGACGCCATGCTGAGGGCGCGCACGGCGGAGGATTTCCGCTCGGCCGTGCGCCTGCACGACAGGATGCTGCTTTCCGGCTATTATGTCGTGCCGCTCTACCATCTCGGCCAGCAATGGGTGGCCCATTCCAGGCATATCGCCCGGCCCGAGACGGTTCCGCTCTATGGCTTCCAGTTTCCGACCTGGTGGGATGCGCGGGCGCAATGA